Proteins encoded together in one Apus apus isolate bApuApu2 chromosome Z, bApuApu2.pri.cur, whole genome shotgun sequence window:
- the TXNL1 gene encoding thioredoxin-like protein 1 isoform X1, with protein MVGVKVIANDAEFQPELGAAGSRLAVVKFTMRGCGPCLRIAPAFNALSNKYPQATFLEVDVHQCQGTAATNNISATPTFLFFRNKVRIDQYQGADAVGLEEKIKQHLENDPGNSEDTDIPKGYMDLMPFINKAGCECLNESDEHGFDNCLRKDSTYLESDCDEQLLITVAFSQPVKLYSMKLQGPDNGQGPKYIKIFINLPRSMDFEEAERSEPTQALELTPDDIKEDGIVQLRYVKFQNVNSVTLFVQSNHGDEETTRITYFTFIGTPVQATNMNDFKRIIHMGELSISASDW; from the exons ATGGTGGGCGTGAAGGTGATCGCGAACGACGCGGAGTTCCAGCCCGAGCTCGGCGCCGCCGGTTCCCGCCTGGCCGTGGTGAAGTTCACCATGCGGGG ATGTGGCCCTTGTTTAAGGATAGCTCCAGCTTTCAATGCTCTGAGTAACAAATACCCCCAGGCAACCTTCTTGGAAGTAGATGTGCATCAGTGCCAG GGAACAGCTGCTACCAATAATATATCAGCAACACccacatttctgtttttccgAAACAAAGTGCGAATCGACCAATACCAGGGAGCAGATGCTGTGGggttagaagaaaaaattaaacagcacCTGGAGAATGATCCTGGAAACAGTGAAGATACAGATATTCCCAAAGGATAT ATGGATTTAATGCCATTTATCAATAAAGCTGGCTGTGAATGTCTTAATGAGAGTGATGAGCACGGATTTGATAATTGTTTACGAAAAGACTCAACCTACTTGGAATCAGACTGTGATGAGCAG ctGCTTATTACTGTAGCTTTTAGTCAACCTGTCAAGCTTTATTCAATGAAACTTCAGGGGCCAGATAACG GGCAAGGTCCAAAGTACATAAAAATCTTCATCAATCTCCCTCGATCGATGGAttttgaagaagcagaaagaagtgAACCAACTCAAGCCCTGGAGCTGACACCAGATGATATTAAAGAAGATGGTATTGTCCAGCTTCGCTATGTAAAATTTCAGAATGTTAACAGTGTAACT TTGTTTGTCCAGTCCAATCATGGTGATGAAGAGACAACAAGAATTACATACTTCACGTTTATTGGAACTCCAGTCCAAGCAACTAACATGAATGACTTCAAGCGA ATAATACACATGGGCGAGTTGTCCATTTCTGCCTCAGACTG GTAG
- the TXNL1 gene encoding thioredoxin-like protein 1 isoform X2 has protein sequence MVGVKVIANDAEFQPELGAAGSRLAVVKFTMRGCGPCLRIAPAFNALSNKYPQATFLEVDVHQCQGTAATNNISATPTFLFFRNKVRIDQYQGADAVGLEEKIKQHLENDPGNSEDTDIPKGYMDLMPFINKAGCECLNESDEHGFDNCLRKDSTYLESDCDEQLLITVAFSQPVKLYSMKLQGPDNGQGPKYIKIFINLPRSMDFEEAERSEPTQALELTPDDIKEDGIVQLRYVKFQNVNSVTLFVQSNHGDEETTRITYFTFIGTPVQATNMNDFKRVVGKKGESH, from the exons ATGGTGGGCGTGAAGGTGATCGCGAACGACGCGGAGTTCCAGCCCGAGCTCGGCGCCGCCGGTTCCCGCCTGGCCGTGGTGAAGTTCACCATGCGGGG ATGTGGCCCTTGTTTAAGGATAGCTCCAGCTTTCAATGCTCTGAGTAACAAATACCCCCAGGCAACCTTCTTGGAAGTAGATGTGCATCAGTGCCAG GGAACAGCTGCTACCAATAATATATCAGCAACACccacatttctgtttttccgAAACAAAGTGCGAATCGACCAATACCAGGGAGCAGATGCTGTGGggttagaagaaaaaattaaacagcacCTGGAGAATGATCCTGGAAACAGTGAAGATACAGATATTCCCAAAGGATAT ATGGATTTAATGCCATTTATCAATAAAGCTGGCTGTGAATGTCTTAATGAGAGTGATGAGCACGGATTTGATAATTGTTTACGAAAAGACTCAACCTACTTGGAATCAGACTGTGATGAGCAG ctGCTTATTACTGTAGCTTTTAGTCAACCTGTCAAGCTTTATTCAATGAAACTTCAGGGGCCAGATAACG GGCAAGGTCCAAAGTACATAAAAATCTTCATCAATCTCCCTCGATCGATGGAttttgaagaagcagaaagaagtgAACCAACTCAAGCCCTGGAGCTGACACCAGATGATATTAAAGAAGATGGTATTGTCCAGCTTCGCTATGTAAAATTTCAGAATGTTAACAGTGTAACT TTGTTTGTCCAGTCCAATCATGGTGATGAAGAGACAACAAGAATTACATACTTCACGTTTATTGGAACTCCAGTCCAAGCAACTAACATGAATGACTTCAAGCGA GTAGTTGGCAAAAAAGGAGAGAGCCACTAG